The segment TATTCTGCAAGCGCATACCGTTGATGAGTGGATGACGTTAGACCAGTTCCCAAAAGCCGTCTCAATCTTTAGTCAGTTTGTAGACCGGTTTTGTGTGGCTTAGGCGCATCGAAAAAGACCGCATCCGGTTTCACCCATTCCGATTCGCCGTCTGCCCAGATCTCGCGCTTCCAGATAGGGACTATCTGCTTGAGGCGGTCCATCGCATATTTGCAGGCTTCAAACCCGTCTTTGCGATGCGGAGACGCGACGGCTACTGCCACACTCACCTCGCCGATCTCTAACTTCCCGACGCGGTGAATCATCGCAACACGCTCAAGCCCCCATTTCTCCGAGATTTCCTGCGCAATTTCCGACATCTTCTTCTCTGCCATCGGCGGATATGCTTCATATTCAAGGCATTTTACCGCTCTGCCATCGGTATTGTTCCGAACTGTACCGAAGAAAAGCACTACCGCGCCAGCGTCTGGTCCTTCTACTGCTTCGCGCACTTCTGCACCTGTGATGACTTCGGGGGTTATTTTAAACATCGAGACCTCCGGTCACCGGCGGAATCAGAGCCACTTCGTCGCCCTCTGAAAGTTCGGTATTTTCCGTGGCGTATTCCCAATTGACAGACATTTGCATCACTTCATAAAACTCAGCAATTTCGGGCCATTCTTCTTCAAGTCGTTTTAAAATCGTTTTGACGGTAGCACCTTCCGGCAGGTCCATCTCTTCTTCGGATCTATCCAGCATTTCGTGGCATACAGCAAAGTATTTGACTGTGACGTTCATAAGGATTCCTTTCCAACAGAATTTTAGCGGTTAACAGCATCCCAACTGCTCTAAAAGTATAACACAAAATCGGTTGTAAAACAACTTTCATTCGTAACAAAGAAAAACGACTGTCGCGATTCCCAGGCCCGGTAGGTGCAGTTTTGCAGTGTACCCATAGGTGTCAATTTAAAAAAAAATAACCGTCTCAGACCCAGACCCGGTAGGTTCGGTTTCCTAACCGAACCGGATACTCCGCGAAAACCTTGATGACTTCAAGACCCTCTTCAGTCCCGTAGGGACGGCATCTGTGTAGAAATGTGTCCCCGCTAAGAACCAAACCCCGTAGGGGCGGCATCTGTGGAACGCCAAAATGTTGAGAAAACCCCTAAATTGACACCTATGGTGCAGTTTTGCAGTGTACCACTTGAAAACTTCAAAAACCTCTTCAGTCCTGTAAGGACGTTATGTTTATAGAAACGCGCTTCGGCAGTCTTCTAAGCCCTGTAAGGGCGGCATTTGTAGAGAGGTTGTTACACAATACCATGGAAACTCCCTAAATTGACACCTATGCTGCGGTTGCAAACCGCACCAACCGGGTCTGGGGTCTAAAATTGGACGAAGAAACCGAAAACTGAATGGCTCTGGAAAAGAGTCTATGGTCGTTTGGTTTTCTGAAATTTTAGATTCTCCTTTGTAGGAGCACTCTCCAAATCGCGATTCCTACTGATAACTGATAACTGATAACTGACAACCAATCCCCTGAAAACTAAAATTAAGTTGATTTTTATCTTAGATGCTGCTAAAATAAAAAAAGCGTGTGAATGTTATTCACCTATTTTGGACGGAACGCAGGAGGTAAATTATGAGACCGAAAGCGATTTATTATTTTTTCGTCATGCTGTTCGTCACCGGCATGATTGGCTGCGGCGGAGATGAGGTTGCCGACTCCGAACCCGCAGGAACCAAGACACCAGCGACTACAACTTCGCAACCCGCGGAGCCAACAGTCGTTGAAAGAAACATTGACTTTGCGGCTGAAGAAGAGGCGATTCGCGATCTTTATGCCGTATACGCCACCGCCCACGGCGAAAAAGATGTTGATACCCTCGGAGACGTTTGGCTCAAAAAGGGATCAGATGACGTTTTTACCGCCTGGACCTTCTGGGCTGGCACTTTTGAGAGGAACAATGGATGGCAGGATGTAAACGATGCATGGGAGGGAATCTTCCGACTCCGCGCAGGAGCCGTGACAGTTGACATCTCCTATATCGCTATTGATGCCAGAGGAAAAGAAGCCGTCTTACGGGGCGCGTATAAATGGGGCAATCAGCAGGGCGATCTGATCTCCGCACTTGAAAAGGACGGTAGTGACTGGAAAATCCGAGCGATTGATTATACCGGCGGGAAGAACGGGAAACAGGTCAAAGACCTAAATGAACCTGCCTATACTTTCGGAGAGATTGAAGAAGAATAAGGTTAACCTGTAGGAGCGGTTTCTAACCCCGACCTTTTTAACGACGCTAACAAATGGACAAACTCATCCTCAAAGGCATACGATTTCATGGCCACCACGGCGTTCCTGAAGCGGAACGGCAAGTTGGTGGCCATTATGAAGTCGATGCAACTTTAGGGTGCGCCCTTGTTAACCCCGGTAATACCGACGCACTCACTGACACGATCAATTACGCCGAAGTCGTAGCATGCATCGTTGAGATTGGTACGCAGCAGTCGTTCCAACTCATCGAGGCTCTCGCTGAAAAGATAGCCTCCGTAATTTTAGAGCAATTCGCGGTGGATGCCGTGCATCTCACCGTCAAAAAATTACATCCCCCTATAGAGCAACCCATTGACTACTTTGCTGTTGAAATTTTCCGTAAAGCATAAATTCACTTCTCTCATCTGTCTCCTCTTAATGACTGCCACCATTGCCCACGGTGATGGCAAAAAAGAGGTGCTGTTTCCTGATCTAATTGCTGGACTTCATCTCTACCGTTACAATTGGGATGTCGAGACGTGTGTGCTTTACGTCGCCGAGATGTCCCGCAATGAACCCACACTACACTTTGAGGTGGCACTCGCAAATGCACAAGTTTTAGGGAAAGAGACCGTCCGGTCTATGGCGAACCGTCGTAACCAACGCGGTGATCGACGTGTCCTTGTCGCAGTTAACGGCGGTTTTGGAGTCCTTGGGGATATGCGCGGCTACGGCGGCGTGTTAGAGAATTTACATATCCAAGACGGTGAACTGATTACACAACCGACGGATACCGATGCCTGCTTCGGCGTAACCGAATCGGGCGAATTCTTAAGTTCCACAGTAAGAATGGAAGCCAACATTCAAATAGGCACACATACACTCTCGCTCGGATGCATCAATCAGCGTCGGCTTGAC is part of the Candidatus Poribacteria bacterium genome and harbors:
- a CDS encoding molybdenum cofactor biosynthesis protein MoaE; the encoded protein is MFKITPEVITGAEVREAVEGPDAGAVVLFFGTVRNNTDGRAVKCLEYEAYPPMAEKKMSEIAQEISEKWGLERVAMIHRVGKLEIGEVSVAVAVASPHRKDGFEACKYAMDRLKQIVPIWKREIWADGESEWVKPDAVFFDAPKPHKTGLQTD
- the moaD gene encoding molybdopterin converting factor subunit 1, producing the protein MNVTVKYFAVCHEMLDRSEEEMDLPEGATVKTILKRLEEEWPEIAEFYEVMQMSVNWEYATENTELSEGDEVALIPPVTGGLDV
- a CDS encoding nuclear transport factor 2 family protein, with the translated sequence MRPKAIYYFFVMLFVTGMIGCGGDEVADSEPAGTKTPATTTSQPAEPTVVERNIDFAAEEEAIRDLYAVYATAHGEKDVDTLGDVWLKKGSDDVFTAWTFWAGTFERNNGWQDVNDAWEGIFRLRAGAVTVDISYIAIDARGKEAVLRGAYKWGNQQGDLISALEKDGSDWKIRAIDYTGGKNGKQVKDLNEPAYTFGEIEEE
- the folB gene encoding dihydroneopterin aldolase, giving the protein MDKLILKGIRFHGHHGVPEAERQVGGHYEVDATLGCALVNPGNTDALTDTINYAEVVACIVEIGTQQSFQLIEALAEKIASVILEQFAVDAVHLTVKKLHPPIEQPIDYFAVEIFRKA